A window of the Synechococcus sp. JA-3-3Ab genome harbors these coding sequences:
- the kaiB gene encoding circadian clock protein KaiB, giving the protein MSTRKAYVLKLYVAGNTPNSLRALSTLQDILEKEFRGVYSLKVIDVLKNPQLAEEDKILATPTLAKILPPPVRKIIGDLSNREKVLIGLDLLYEELDEEA; this is encoded by the coding sequence ATGTCCACTCGCAAAGCCTATGTCCTCAAGCTCTACGTGGCGGGCAATACCCCCAATTCTCTGCGCGCCCTCAGCACCTTGCAAGACATTCTGGAAAAAGAGTTCCGCGGCGTGTACAGCCTGAAAGTCATCGACGTCTTGAAAAATCCGCAACTGGCAGAGGAAGATAAGATCCTGGCAACACCGACCCTGGCCAAAATCCTGCCGCCGCCGGTGCGGAAGATTATCGGCGATCTGTCCAACCGAGAGAAGGTGCTCATCGGCCTAGATCTGCTCTACGAAGAATTGGACGAAGAGGCTTAG
- a CDS encoding circadian clock protein KaiA, giving the protein MKPDTHPLHISLLLDWEPPAGEPLAAEALLSPERFVAEVFQDPEAFLEALRGEENHPDCLVLLVEATRLDKLEALGCQLCKQGLLLPTVVAIVSEELKPEGGASRSGEASSPPVPPGARALLKRERFFYHNATLVRLVSPSELLPPKGSQATPSASPLELLINRAIALFLQISPTCSLPAANPHPKDQPYLLYTHQQQRRLAEKLRERLGYAGVYYHREPELFYRHLPPDEQQALMRRLRNLYQAIVLEYFQSPETVNARIDELVALAFFADIGAAQLLELHMNLMEDFAKQLKLEGRSEEILLDYRLTLIDVMAHLSEMYRRSIPKSAPRDP; this is encoded by the coding sequence TTGAAGCCCGACACCCACCCACTGCACATCAGCCTTTTGCTCGACTGGGAGCCGCCTGCTGGAGAGCCGCTGGCGGCAGAGGCTTTGTTGTCGCCAGAACGCTTTGTGGCTGAGGTCTTCCAGGATCCGGAAGCCTTTCTGGAGGCTCTGCGAGGGGAGGAAAACCATCCGGACTGCCTGGTGCTGCTGGTGGAAGCGACGCGGCTGGACAAGCTGGAGGCGTTGGGCTGTCAGCTTTGCAAGCAGGGACTGTTGCTGCCGACAGTGGTGGCCATTGTGTCGGAAGAGCTCAAACCGGAAGGCGGCGCCAGCCGCTCCGGCGAAGCGTCCTCCCCCCCTGTTCCTCCGGGGGCGAGAGCTCTGCTCAAGCGGGAGCGGTTTTTCTACCACAACGCCACTCTGGTTCGCCTCGTCTCGCCGTCAGAGCTGTTGCCGCCAAAGGGATCCCAGGCCACTCCTTCTGCTTCTCCCTTGGAGCTGCTGATCAACCGAGCCATTGCCCTGTTTCTCCAGATTTCCCCCACCTGCAGCCTGCCTGCAGCAAACCCTCACCCCAAGGATCAGCCCTACCTGCTCTACACGCACCAGCAGCAGCGGCGGCTGGCGGAAAAGCTGCGGGAACGCCTTGGCTACGCCGGCGTGTACTACCATCGGGAGCCGGAGCTGTTCTACCGCCACCTGCCCCCCGACGAGCAGCAGGCCCTCATGCGGCGGCTGCGTAACCTTTACCAGGCTATTGTCCTGGAGTATTTTCAATCTCCTGAGACCGTCAATGCCCGCATCGACGAGCTGGTGGCCCTTGCCTTTTTTGCCGACATCGGCGCCGCCCAACTGTTGGAGCTGCACATGAACCTAATGGAGGATTTTGCCAAACAACTAAAACTGGAGGGTCGCAGCGAAGAGATCCTGCTGGATTACCGCCTCACTCTCATCGACGTGATGGCCCACCTGAGCGAAATGTACCGCCGCTCCATTCCCAAATCTGCCCCAAGGGATCCCTAG
- a CDS encoding nucleoside hydrolase produces the protein MVPLIIDCDPGQDDAVALLLAMASPELEVLGITTVAGNVSVEKTSRNARQICELAGCPQMAVYAGCPRPLLRPLQTAEEVHGKSGIDGANLPEPQMPLGSLHAVQYLIETLMAAQEPVTLALLGPMTNLAVALVQQPRIVERIRRLVFMGGSAFEGNTTPAAEFNIFTDPHAAQIVLSAGIPEVVMLGLNVTQQVLSTPERIERIRALGTRVGQTVADMLAFYGKFDIRRYGLPGGPLHDPCVVAYLLQPQLFELKPCYVEVETASPLNLGRTVVDRWGLSGRPANVQVAFGVDAEEFYRLLTERLGRYR, from the coding sequence ATGGTGCCCCTGATCATCGATTGCGACCCCGGCCAAGACGACGCGGTGGCCCTGCTCCTGGCGATGGCTTCGCCGGAGCTAGAGGTGCTGGGCATTACCACGGTGGCCGGCAATGTCTCTGTGGAAAAAACCAGCCGCAACGCCCGGCAGATCTGCGAGCTGGCCGGCTGCCCGCAGATGGCAGTCTATGCCGGCTGTCCCCGCCCGCTGTTGCGCCCGCTGCAGACTGCCGAAGAGGTGCACGGCAAAAGCGGGATCGACGGGGCCAACTTGCCGGAGCCCCAGATGCCGCTGGGATCCCTGCACGCCGTGCAGTACCTGATCGAGACCTTGATGGCGGCGCAGGAGCCGGTTACCCTGGCGCTGCTGGGCCCGATGACCAACTTGGCAGTAGCCCTGGTGCAGCAGCCCCGCATCGTGGAGCGCATCCGACGTCTGGTGTTCATGGGGGGATCTGCCTTTGAGGGAAACACCACCCCGGCCGCCGAGTTCAACATCTTCACCGATCCCCATGCTGCTCAGATCGTGCTCAGCGCCGGGATCCCCGAGGTGGTGATGCTGGGCCTGAACGTTACCCAGCAAGTCCTCAGTACGCCGGAGCGGATCGAGCGGATCCGCGCCCTCGGCACGCGGGTAGGCCAGACGGTGGCCGACATGCTCGCCTTCTACGGCAAGTTCGACATCCGGCGCTACGGCCTGCCGGGGGGGCCGCTGCACGATCCCTGTGTAGTCGCCTACCTGCTGCAGCCGCAGTTGTTCGAGCTCAAGCCCTGCTACGTGGAGGTGGAGACGGCTAGCCCCCTTAATCTGGGCCGGACGGTGGTGGATCGCTGGGGGCTGAGTGGCCGCCCCGCCAATGTGCAGGTAGCTTTTGGGGTGGATGCCGAGGAGTTTTACCGCCTGCTCACCGAGCGCTTAGGCCGCTATCGGTAG
- the pgsA gene encoding CDP-diacylglycerol--glycerol-3-phosphate 3-phosphatidyltransferase: MYQVEVNPTSPVLVPKPAWLNLPTAITLLRLGGIPLILLGLGLGSPLGQGLAFWAFLLAAATDWLDGHLARRYGLVTDVGKVLDPLVDKLLVLAPLLSLLELGRIPAWGVFLLVGRELAIAGWRANQSQIRGANLWGKAKTVAQILAIALLILNWPIGIPCFWVAVALTLISGLTYLYTDHATPDASAGKERPPA, translated from the coding sequence ATGTATCAGGTCGAGGTGAACCCTACCAGCCCAGTCCTAGTTCCCAAGCCGGCGTGGCTCAACCTGCCCACCGCCATCACCTTGCTGCGCCTTGGAGGGATCCCTTTGATTCTGCTGGGGCTGGGCCTGGGATCCCCGCTGGGGCAAGGGCTGGCTTTCTGGGCGTTTTTGCTGGCGGCGGCAACTGATTGGCTGGACGGCCACTTGGCCCGCCGCTATGGGCTGGTGACCGATGTGGGCAAGGTTCTGGATCCCCTGGTGGACAAGCTGCTGGTGCTGGCCCCGCTGCTGAGCCTGCTGGAGCTGGGGCGGATCCCCGCTTGGGGAGTGTTTTTGTTGGTGGGGCGAGAGCTGGCCATCGCCGGCTGGCGGGCCAACCAAAGCCAAATCCGCGGCGCCAATCTCTGGGGCAAAGCCAAGACGGTCGCCCAAATCCTGGCCATCGCCCTGCTGATCCTGAACTGGCCTATCGGGATCCCCTGTTTTTGGGTGGCGGTGGCCCTCACTCTGATCTCGGGGTTGACCTATTTGTACACCGACCATGCCACGCCGGACGCCTCTGCCGGCAAGGAGAGACCCCCTGCCTGA
- the ruvC gene encoding crossover junction endodeoxyribonuclease RuvC translates to MLGLDPGLGTVGFGCILAGAGGLRSLDYGVISTPGEQSIPERLQTLYEDLKELLRQFQPHQVGLEKLFFYKMGNTIPIAQARGVILLVLAQYHLVPVEFTPAQVKQSLTGYGRADKQAVQAAVARELNLPSLPRPDDAADALAIAITLWHHRFA, encoded by the coding sequence ATCCTCGGCCTCGACCCGGGGTTGGGGACGGTGGGTTTTGGCTGCATCCTGGCAGGTGCCGGCGGACTTCGCTCCCTGGACTACGGAGTCATCAGCACCCCTGGGGAGCAATCAATCCCGGAACGGCTGCAAACCCTCTACGAGGATCTAAAGGAGCTGCTGCGCCAGTTTCAGCCCCATCAGGTGGGGTTGGAAAAGCTCTTCTTCTACAAAATGGGCAACACCATCCCCATCGCCCAGGCGCGGGGGGTGATCCTACTCGTCCTGGCCCAGTATCATCTGGTGCCGGTGGAGTTCACCCCTGCCCAGGTGAAGCAAAGCCTGACGGGCTACGGGCGCGCTGACAAACAGGCCGTGCAAGCCGCCGTGGCCCGCGAGCTCAATCTGCCCAGCCTGCCCCGCCCCGACGATGCTGCCGATGCCCTGGCCATCGCCATCACCCTTTGGCACCACCGCTTTGCTTAG
- a CDS encoding LON peptidase substrate-binding domain-containing protein, which yields MPSSSVDVRELPLFPLPEVVLFPGRPLPLHIFEYRYRMMINTILETDRRFGVLMFDPQTGSPVRVGCCAEVLQVQRLPDDRMDILTLGQQRFRVLNYVREKPFRVGLVEWIEDEPTTADLQGLVQQVSTLLQDVVRLSGKLMERETELPERLPTTPIELSYWVASHFHGAPREQQALLEMVSTENRLRREAEILESTRKHLAARTALKDLFSEIS from the coding sequence ATGCCTTCCTCTTCTGTGGACGTACGTGAGCTACCCCTGTTTCCCCTGCCAGAGGTGGTGTTGTTTCCGGGCCGCCCCCTGCCGCTGCACATTTTCGAGTACCGCTATCGCATGATGATCAACACCATCCTGGAGACGGATCGCCGTTTCGGGGTGCTGATGTTCGATCCCCAGACGGGATCCCCGGTGCGGGTGGGCTGTTGTGCCGAGGTGTTGCAGGTACAGCGGTTGCCGGATGACCGCATGGACATTTTGACCTTGGGGCAGCAGCGCTTCCGGGTGTTGAACTACGTGCGGGAAAAGCCCTTCCGGGTGGGGCTGGTAGAGTGGATTGAGGATGAGCCGACCACTGCGGATTTGCAGGGCTTGGTGCAGCAGGTTTCCACCCTACTTCAGGATGTGGTGCGCCTCTCCGGCAAGCTAATGGAGCGGGAGACGGAGCTGCCGGAGCGACTGCCCACTACCCCGATAGAGTTATCCTACTGGGTTGCCAGCCACTTTCACGGGGCTCCCCGGGAGCAGCAAGCGCTGCTGGAAATGGTCAGCACCGAAAATCGCCTGCGGCGGGAAGCCGAGATCCTCGAGTCCACCCGCAAGCACTTGGCCGCCCGCACTGCCCTCAAGGATTTGTTCTCCGAAATCTCCTAA
- a CDS encoding alpha/beta hydrolase-fold protein has product MSYPRRYLRFASRVLGREMEMLHFGHRGYPLICLPTSNGRFFDLEDRGIIASLGHHLEQGYLQAFCVETLDWETLFNRELDVPQRRDRWLLLEQHWVEELIPYAKAEAQNDFLVVAGFSLGATHAVNLTCRHPGLVRRCLALGGPYDVAALGSVTGWDPQQAEQELYFINPLAYLSNMSRQLWDQLGGRNTELKLLTAHRDHCLNDNLRLAEVLRRNDIPHHLEVWEGDHDWPTWQAQIRAFA; this is encoded by the coding sequence ATGTCCTACCCTCGCCGTTATCTGCGCTTTGCCTCCCGGGTTCTGGGCCGAGAAATGGAGATGCTCCACTTTGGGCATCGCGGCTACCCGCTCATCTGCCTGCCCACCAGCAATGGGCGTTTTTTCGATCTGGAAGATCGCGGCATTATCGCCAGCCTCGGCCATCACTTGGAGCAGGGCTATTTGCAGGCCTTTTGCGTGGAAACCCTCGATTGGGAGACCTTGTTCAACCGCGAGCTGGACGTGCCCCAGCGGCGGGATCGCTGGCTGTTGTTGGAGCAACACTGGGTAGAAGAGCTGATCCCCTACGCCAAAGCAGAAGCGCAAAATGACTTTCTGGTGGTGGCAGGCTTCTCTCTGGGGGCCACCCACGCCGTCAACCTCACCTGCCGGCACCCTGGCCTGGTGCGCCGTTGTCTGGCGCTGGGGGGGCCCTACGATGTGGCGGCCCTCGGCTCCGTCACCGGCTGGGATCCCCAACAGGCGGAACAGGAGCTGTATTTCATCAACCCCTTGGCCTACCTGTCCAACATGAGCCGACAACTCTGGGATCAGCTGGGCGGGCGCAACACCGAGCTAAAACTGCTCACCGCCCACCGCGACCACTGCCTCAACGACAATCTGCGCCTGGCAGAAGTCCTCCGCCGCAACGACATCCCCCATCACCTGGAGGTATGGGAAGGGGATCACGACTGGCCCACCTGGCAAGCGCAAATCCGCGCCTTCGCCTAG
- a CDS encoding ATP-grasp domain-containing protein, whose protein sequence is MIEDYWVGSLHFSEPFGDDTLARLNALPPIQARNGQAYKIRAEHVTIHEVNLDYRTKYRLILDRFSYLYPQAIGLFMGFAFRGVYIINNPFSFYYYLRNKDAAYMVVKELGISIPKTYILPPKEAPALKAEDFKYHKFFDWQGMAEDLGWPIVIKPAEGREAIGVEIAYNMEQLLYFYDRSGSQVMMLQEKVKSPYPWQIRALCIGRKIIPIKYIFRKFDASEYLFDPEFLTPEMGKKVIDTCRIINRALGYEMNSVELFIDEQGELQAIDFNNPVPDGRLKALGEIFYNDYQQALCDLVVDIVREQRPFDFLPPDVNRFAQIARRADLTREQKFQMALELANRYYEPRDPE, encoded by the coding sequence ATGATCGAAGACTACTGGGTTGGCAGCCTGCACTTCAGCGAGCCTTTTGGGGACGACACCCTGGCCCGTCTCAACGCCCTTCCCCCCATTCAAGCCCGCAACGGCCAAGCCTACAAGATCCGGGCGGAACATGTCACCATTCACGAGGTGAACCTGGATTACCGCACCAAGTACCGCCTCATCCTAGACCGCTTCAGCTACCTTTACCCCCAGGCCATCGGCCTGTTCATGGGCTTTGCCTTCAGGGGGGTGTACATCATCAACAACCCCTTCAGCTTTTACTACTACCTGCGCAACAAAGATGCCGCCTACATGGTGGTCAAAGAGCTGGGGATCTCCATCCCCAAGACTTACATTCTGCCCCCCAAGGAGGCCCCAGCTTTGAAAGCCGAAGATTTTAAGTATCACAAGTTCTTCGATTGGCAGGGGATGGCAGAAGATCTCGGCTGGCCAATCGTGATCAAGCCGGCAGAGGGACGGGAGGCCATCGGAGTCGAAATCGCCTACAACATGGAGCAGCTTCTCTACTTTTACGACCGCTCCGGATCCCAGGTGATGATGCTCCAGGAGAAGGTTAAAAGTCCTTATCCCTGGCAGATTCGCGCTCTCTGTATTGGCCGAAAGATCATCCCAATTAAATACATCTTTCGCAAGTTCGATGCCAGCGAATATCTGTTCGATCCAGAGTTTCTCACGCCGGAGATGGGCAAAAAAGTTATCGACACCTGCCGGATCATCAATCGGGCGTTGGGCTATGAAATGAACTCGGTGGAGCTGTTTATCGACGAACAAGGGGAGCTACAGGCCATTGACTTTAACAATCCGGTGCCCGATGGCCGCCTCAAGGCTTTGGGAGAAATTTTTTACAACGATTACCAGCAGGCCCTTTGCGATTTGGTCGTAGATATTGTGCGGGAACAGCGTCCTTTCGACTTCTTGCCCCCAGACGTCAACCGCTTTGCCCAGATCGCCCGGCGAGCCGACCTCACCCGTGAGCAGAAGTTTCAGATGGCTCTCGAGCTGGCCAACCGCTACTACGAGCCCAGGGATCCCGAATAA
- a CDS encoding GNAT family N-acetyltransferase, translating into MSTGLKLRWCHDIRGIPASAWQALQTERTSPFLEYEWLHSLEASGCASRNTGWLPCHLLVESDGQLIAAAPLYLKSHSQGEFVFDQEWAAVANQLGERYYPKLIGMAPFTPATGYRILVHPDYSEAEVWPSMLAAIDRFCQDNDISLFSLLYVDLDWRAQLEADGLTPRITHNYQWHNPGYRSYEDFLSQFNANQRRNIKRERAAMEKSGIELKIYTGEEITPRLLSLMYDFYSNTCAQFWNWSKYLNRRFFESLYPNYRQRLVLVAGERNTEIVGMSFCVRKGDRLFGRYWGCREEVKFLHFNVCYYEPIALAIREGIRNFDPGAGGSHKIRRGFPATPVYSYHRFYRPRLKQVLIPYLNRVNPLMLAELERVNQNEVPFREDILPSLSTLTRG; encoded by the coding sequence ATGTCAACCGGTTTGAAATTGCGCTGGTGCCACGATATTCGCGGGATCCCAGCATCTGCCTGGCAAGCGCTGCAGACGGAGCGCACCTCTCCTTTTTTGGAGTACGAGTGGCTGCACAGCCTAGAAGCCTCCGGCTGTGCCAGCCGCAACACGGGGTGGTTGCCCTGTCACCTGTTGGTGGAGTCGGATGGGCAACTCATCGCCGCTGCCCCCTTGTATTTGAAAAGCCATAGCCAGGGCGAATTTGTCTTCGACCAAGAGTGGGCTGCGGTTGCCAACCAACTGGGAGAACGCTACTACCCCAAGCTGATCGGCATGGCCCCTTTTACGCCGGCCACCGGCTATCGCATTCTCGTCCATCCCGACTACTCGGAAGCAGAGGTGTGGCCGTCGATGCTGGCTGCTATCGATCGCTTCTGCCAGGACAATGATATTTCGCTGTTCAGCCTGCTCTATGTGGACTTAGACTGGCGGGCCCAACTGGAGGCCGATGGATTGACTCCCCGAATTACCCACAACTACCAGTGGCACAATCCCGGCTATCGCTCTTACGAAGACTTTTTGAGCCAGTTCAACGCCAACCAGCGGCGCAACATCAAGCGAGAGCGGGCCGCCATGGAAAAAAGCGGCATAGAACTCAAGATCTACACCGGAGAGGAGATCACGCCGCGCCTTCTCTCTCTCATGTACGACTTTTACAGCAACACCTGCGCCCAATTTTGGAACTGGAGCAAATATCTCAACCGCCGCTTTTTCGAATCTCTCTATCCCAACTACCGGCAGCGGCTGGTGCTGGTGGCCGGGGAACGAAATACAGAAATTGTGGGGATGTCTTTTTGCGTCCGCAAAGGGGATCGCCTCTTTGGGCGCTACTGGGGCTGCCGAGAAGAGGTGAAGTTCTTGCACTTTAATGTGTGCTACTACGAGCCGATTGCCCTAGCCATCCGCGAAGGGATCCGCAACTTTGATCCCGGAGCTGGAGGATCCCACAAGATTCGGCGGGGATTTCCAGCCACTCCCGTGTATAGCTACCACCGTTTCTACCGCCCCAGGCTAAAGCAGGTGCTAATCCCCTATCT